In one Balaenoptera musculus isolate JJ_BM4_2016_0621 chromosome 20, mBalMus1.pri.v3, whole genome shotgun sequence genomic region, the following are encoded:
- the NAGS gene encoding N-acetylglutamate synthase, mitochondrial isoform X1: MATARLAWALRAAPAGGRLRGPQGTGGARRLSGSVRRRAARATSPGRRLSTAWAPAQPAQEEAEGAVYDAHSPAAEEPSWTLPPAPPVSPDSPGPPAGRSLVQRDIQAFLNQCGASPGEARHWLTQFQTCHHSADRPFAVIEVDEEVLKCPKAVSSLAFALAFLQRMDMKPLVVLGLPAPTAPSGCLSFWEAKAQLAQSCKVLVDALRHNAATAVPFFGGGSVLGAAEPAPHASYGGIVSVETDLLQWCLESGSIPILCPIGETAARRSVLLDSLEVTASLAKALRPTKIIFLNTTGGLHDSSHKVLSNVNLPADLDLVTNAEWVSTKERQQIRLIVDVLSRLPHHSSAVITDASTLLTELFSNKGSGTLFKNAERMLRVRSLDSLDQGLLVNLVNASFGKKLRDDYLASLRPRLHSVYVSEGYNAAAILTTEPVLGGTPYLDKFVVSSSRQGQGSGQMLWERLRRDLQTLFWRSRVTNPINPWYFKHSDGSFSNKQWIFFWFGLADIRDSYELVNHAKGLPDSFCKPASDPGS; this comes from the exons ATGGCGACGGCGCGGTTGGCCTGGGCCCTGCGGGCCGCCCCTGCGGGCGGGAGGCTGCGCGGCCCCCAAGGCACTGGGGGCGCCCGGAGGCTCAGCGGCAGCGTGCGGCGGCGGGCGGCCAGGGCCACCAGCCCGGGACGCCGGCTCAGCACCGCCTGGGCGCCGGCCCAGCCCGCCCAAGAGGAGGCCGAGGGCGCCGTGTACGACGCCCACTCGCCTGCAGCGGAGGAGCCGTCGTGGACACTGCCCCCCGCGCCCCCGGTGTCCCCCGACTCCCCCGGGCCCCCGGCGGGCCGCTCGCTGGTGCAGCGGGACATCCAGGCCTTCCTGAACCAGTGTGGGGCCAGCCCCGGGGAGGCGCGCCACTGGCTCACGCAGTTCCAGACCTGCCACCACTCCGCGGACAGGCCCTTTGCCGTCATCGAG GTGGACGAGGAGGTGCTCAAGTGCCCTAAGGCCGTATCCAGCCTGGCCTTCGCCCTGGCCTTCCTGCAGCGCATGGACATGAAGCCGCTGGTGGTCCTGGGGCTGCCCGCTCCCACGGCGCCCTCGGGCTGTCTTTCCTTCTGGGAGGCCAAGGCACAGCTTGCCCAGAGTTGCAAGGTGCTGGTGGACGCCCTGCGGCACAATGCCGCCACTGCCGTGCCTTTTTTTGGCGGCGGGTCGGTGCTGGGCGCTGCTGAGCCAGCCCCTCATGCCAG CTATGGCGGCATCGTCTCGGTGGAGACCGACCTACTGCAGTGGTGCCTGGAGTCGGGCAGCATCCCCATCCTGTGCCCCATCGGGGAGACGGCCGCCCGCCGCTCCGTGCTCCTGGACTCACTGGAGGTGACCGCGTCCCTGGCCAAGGCGCTGCGGCCCACCAAAATCATCTTCCTCAATACCACGGGCGGTCTGCACGACAGCAGTCACAAG GTCCTGAGTAACGTGAACTTGCCCGCCGACCTGGACCTCGTGACCAACGCCGAGTGGGTGAGCACCAAAGAACGGCAGCAGATTCGGCTCATCGTGGACGTGCTCAGCCGCCTGCCTCACCACTCCTCGGCTGTCATCACCGACGCCAGCACGCTGCTCACCGAGCTCTTCAGCAACAAGG gGTCCGGGACGCTGTTCAAGAACGCCGAGCGGATGCTGCGAGTGCGCAGCCTGGACAGCCTGGACCAGGGCCTCCTAGTGAACCTGGTCAACGCCAGCTTCGGCAAAAAGCTCCGGGACGACTACTTGGCCTCGCTGCGCCCGAGGTTGCACTCTGTCTACGTCTCTGAGGG GTACAACGCGGCTGCCATTCTGACCACGGAGCCCGTACTTGGGGGCACCCCGTATCTAGACAAGTTTGTGGTGAGCTCCAGCCGCCAGGGCCAAGGCTCCGGCCAGATGCTGTGGGAGCGCCTGCGGCGGGACCTGCAGACGCTTTTCTGGCGCTCCCGGGTCACCAACCCCATCAATCCCTG GTACTTCAAACACAGCGATGGCAGCTTCTCCAACAAGCAGTGGATCTTCTTCTGGTTTGGCCTGGCCGACATCCGGGACTCTTACGAGCTGGTCAACCACGCCAAGGGGCTGCCAGACTCCTTCTGCAAGCCAGCTTCTGACCCAGGCAGCTGA
- the TMEM101 gene encoding transmembrane protein 101 — MASKIGSRRWMLQLIMQLGSVLLTRCPFWGCFSQLMLYAERAEARRKPDIPVPYLYFDMGAAVLCASFMSFGVKRRWFALGAALQLAISTYAAYIGGYVHYGDWLKVRMYSRTVAVIGGFLVLASGAGELYRRKPRSRSLQSTGQVFLGIYLICVAYSLQHSKEDRLAYLNHLPGGELMIQLFFVLYGVLALAFLSGYYVTLAAQILAVLLPPVMLLIDGNVAYWHNARRVEFWNQMKLLGESVGIFGAAVILATDG; from the exons ATGGCGTCGAAGATAGGTTCGCGACGGTGGATGCTGCAGCTGATCATGCAGTTGGGTTCGGTGTTGCTCACACGCTGCCCCTTCTGGGGCTGCTTCAGCCAGCTCATGCTGTACGCTGAGAGGGCCGAGGCGCGCCG GAAGCCCGACATCCCAGTGCCCTACCTGTACTTCGACATGGGGGCGGCCGTGCTGTGCGCTAGCTTCATGTCCTTTGGAGTGAAGCGGCGCTGGTTCGCTCTGGGGGCCGCACTCCAGCTGGCCATTAGTACCTACGCCGCCTACATCGGGGGCTACGTCCACTACGGGGACTGGCTGAAG GTCCGTATGTACTCTCGCACAGTTGCCGTCATCGGTGGCTTTCTTGTGCTGGCCAGCGGAGCTGGGGAGCTGTACCGTCGGAAACCCCGCAGCCGTTCCCTCCAGTCCACCGGCCAGGTCTTCCTGGGCATCTACCTCATCTGCGTG GCCTACTCGCTGCAGCACAGCAAGGAGGACCGGCTGGCGTATCTGAACCATCTCCCAGGAGGGGAGCTGATGATCCAGCTCTTCTTCGTGCTGTATGGCGTCCTGGCCCTGGCTTTCCTGTCAGGCTACTACGTGACCCTGGCTGCCCAGATCTTGGCTGTTCTGCTGCCCCCGGTTATGCTGCTCATTGATGGCAATGTTGCCTACTGGCATAACGCGCGGCGTGTTGAGTTCTGGAACCAGATGAAGCTCCTTGGAGAGAGCGTGGGCATCTTTGGGGCCGCTGTCATCCTGGCCACTGACGGCTGA
- the NAGS gene encoding N-acetylglutamate synthase, mitochondrial isoform X2 codes for MATARLAWALRAAPAGGRLRGPQGTGGARRLSGSVRRRAARATSPGRRLSTAWAPAQPAQEEAEGAVYDAHSPAAEEPSWTLPPAPPVSPDSPGPPAGRSLVQRDIQAFLNQCGASPGEARHWLTQFQTCHHSADRPFAVIEVDEEVLKCPKAVSSLAFALAFLQRMDMKPLVVLGLPAPTAPSGCLSFWEAKAQLAQSCKVLVDALRHNAATAVPFFGGGSVLGAAEPAPHASYGGIVSVETDLLQWCLESGSIPILCPIGETAARRSVLLDSLEVTASLAKALRPTKIIFLNTTGGLHDSSHKVLSNVNLPADLDLVTNAEWVSTKERQQIRLIVDVLSRLPHHSSAVITDASTLLTELFSNKGSGTLFKNAERMLRVRSLDSLDQGLLVNLVNASFGKKLRDDYLASLRPRLHSVYVSEGYFKHSDGSFSNKQWIFFWFGLADIRDSYELVNHAKGLPDSFCKPASDPGS; via the exons ATGGCGACGGCGCGGTTGGCCTGGGCCCTGCGGGCCGCCCCTGCGGGCGGGAGGCTGCGCGGCCCCCAAGGCACTGGGGGCGCCCGGAGGCTCAGCGGCAGCGTGCGGCGGCGGGCGGCCAGGGCCACCAGCCCGGGACGCCGGCTCAGCACCGCCTGGGCGCCGGCCCAGCCCGCCCAAGAGGAGGCCGAGGGCGCCGTGTACGACGCCCACTCGCCTGCAGCGGAGGAGCCGTCGTGGACACTGCCCCCCGCGCCCCCGGTGTCCCCCGACTCCCCCGGGCCCCCGGCGGGCCGCTCGCTGGTGCAGCGGGACATCCAGGCCTTCCTGAACCAGTGTGGGGCCAGCCCCGGGGAGGCGCGCCACTGGCTCACGCAGTTCCAGACCTGCCACCACTCCGCGGACAGGCCCTTTGCCGTCATCGAG GTGGACGAGGAGGTGCTCAAGTGCCCTAAGGCCGTATCCAGCCTGGCCTTCGCCCTGGCCTTCCTGCAGCGCATGGACATGAAGCCGCTGGTGGTCCTGGGGCTGCCCGCTCCCACGGCGCCCTCGGGCTGTCTTTCCTTCTGGGAGGCCAAGGCACAGCTTGCCCAGAGTTGCAAGGTGCTGGTGGACGCCCTGCGGCACAATGCCGCCACTGCCGTGCCTTTTTTTGGCGGCGGGTCGGTGCTGGGCGCTGCTGAGCCAGCCCCTCATGCCAG CTATGGCGGCATCGTCTCGGTGGAGACCGACCTACTGCAGTGGTGCCTGGAGTCGGGCAGCATCCCCATCCTGTGCCCCATCGGGGAGACGGCCGCCCGCCGCTCCGTGCTCCTGGACTCACTGGAGGTGACCGCGTCCCTGGCCAAGGCGCTGCGGCCCACCAAAATCATCTTCCTCAATACCACGGGCGGTCTGCACGACAGCAGTCACAAG GTCCTGAGTAACGTGAACTTGCCCGCCGACCTGGACCTCGTGACCAACGCCGAGTGGGTGAGCACCAAAGAACGGCAGCAGATTCGGCTCATCGTGGACGTGCTCAGCCGCCTGCCTCACCACTCCTCGGCTGTCATCACCGACGCCAGCACGCTGCTCACCGAGCTCTTCAGCAACAAGG gGTCCGGGACGCTGTTCAAGAACGCCGAGCGGATGCTGCGAGTGCGCAGCCTGGACAGCCTGGACCAGGGCCTCCTAGTGAACCTGGTCAACGCCAGCTTCGGCAAAAAGCTCCGGGACGACTACTTGGCCTCGCTGCGCCCGAGGTTGCACTCTGTCTACGTCTCTGAGGG GTACTTCAAACACAGCGATGGCAGCTTCTCCAACAAGCAGTGGATCTTCTTCTGGTTTGGCCTGGCCGACATCCGGGACTCTTACGAGCTGGTCAACCACGCCAAGGGGCTGCCAGACTCCTTCTGCAAGCCAGCTTCTGACCCAGGCAGCTGA